One genomic segment of Hordeum vulgare subsp. vulgare chromosome 2H, MorexV3_pseudomolecules_assembly, whole genome shotgun sequence includes these proteins:
- the LOC123430540 gene encoding uncharacterized protein LOC123430540 translates to MADAALGAAQWVVGKALAPVADGVLEAWAASSHFGLNIEAVRTELLQVQAMLERAATKELSCALLAPCRSHSLFRTVAIRRFISSHHRRSHSRPWCSTSRLAAQLSSPPHLPAVQSPCTLSCHHGDGGSRIWTSRTTAAHHQQLAGTRQTAAASITGRPTPRVRVNCRCAEHPPSLHTIRGWPMRPLARHNGWWERH, encoded by the exons ATGGCCGACGCGGCCCTTGGCGCGGCACAATGGGTGGTGGGAAAGGCACTAGCCCCCGTTGCGGATGGTGTGCTGGAGGCTTGGGCGGCCAGCAGTCACTTTGGTCTCAACATCGAGGCCGTCCGCACGGAACTGCTGCAGGTGCAGGCCATGCTCGAACGAGCTGCCACCAAGGAGCTCTCATGTGCTCTGCTCGCGCCCTGCAGGT CTCACTCTCTCTTTCGCACTGTCGCTATCCGCCGCTTCATCTCTTCTCACCACCGGCGCTCCCACTCCCGACCCTGGTGCTCCACCTCGCGGTTAGCAGCACAGCTCTCGTCGCCTCCTCACCTGCCTGCAGTGCAGTCACCTTGCACTCTCTCCTGTCACCACGGCGACGGTGGCTCCCGGATCTGGACCAGCCGCACCACCGCTGCACATCACCAGCAG CTAGCTGGGACTAGGCAGACGGCAGCGGCTTCCATCACCGGCAGACCGACACCTCGTGTGCGTGTCAAC TGCAGGTGCGCAGAACATCCTCCATCCCTGCATACGATCAGGGGATGGCCGATGCGGCCCTTGGCGCGGCACAATGGGTGGTGGGAAAGGCACTAG